CAAGATGTGAGACTGCAAGTAGTTGGCACCGAAAATGAGGTTTCGGGCAATGCGTCCGTTCGTCGTGATTTTCCCTTTAATGCCAAAGGCATCATCAAGTGCCATGCTCGATGCTGTGGCATGAGCGGTCGGGCACACGCCGCAGATACGCTGTACGATCTGGGAGGCGTCCCGGGGGTCGCGACCGATGAGGATATTTTCAAAACCGCGGTACATGGGGCCGGTACACCAGGCATCGACCACTTTCCCGTCTTTGACCACAACATCGACTTTGAGATGGCCTTCAACCCGGGTCAACGGGTCGATGGTGATTTTCACCTTGCCGTCAGCTTCCGGCATGGGATGGGCTACATTCGTCGCCATGAATACTCTCCTTATCGCTACGTTACCGACAGTGTTGTTCCAAGACGTTGTATGTCCAAAAGAGATTTACAAATCTTAAACAACGGGCTCATAGAACGGCGAATAACCGTCGGGCCAATCCGTTTCGACGCAGCCGATGCAAATGGCATTTTCAACACACCAGTTGACACCATTGTTCCAACGACGTTTGTAGCAATCGGCGCTGGCCAAGGGGCCCTTACAGCCCATGTCGGCGCGACAAGATGTATCTTTCATCTCGGTGAAGGTTGTCTGCCGGACATCTTCTTCGAAGTATTTAAGGTAAGGACAGTTGTCGTGAATGAGCTCACCAAAGAACATGGTCGGACGCCCCTGAGCATCAAGTTCGGGAATGCCTTTGGTCAAGAGGTGGACCAAGGTGCCAACCATCCAGTCAGGATGAGGGGGGCAGCCAGGCACATTGATCAACGGCGTTTTAATGCCTTCTTGCTCGAAAAACTTCGACGCAGACATTGATTGCGTCAGGTTGCCTTCTGCAGCCGGAATACCGCCACCGGCAGCACACGTGCCGAGAGCCATGACACCAGCAGCCTTCGGCGCAATGGCTTTAATGGCTTCGACCATGGTAAATTCTTTTTCATTGTAGTCGCCAACGATGCAGAAATGACCGTCTTCCCCAACCGGAATAGCACCTTCGATGGCAAGATAGAATTTGCCTTCAAACTTCTCGGCGATTTCAAACAAATGACCGAACGCAACGCCCCCTTCGGCATCCATGACGGTCGGGTGATATTCAAGGCTGATTACCTTGAGCACCACATCAGCAATCGACGGATTTAAACTGTTGAGCAACGACACGGAACATCCGGTGCAGCCCTGGCCCTGAATCCATACGACCGGGGGCTTGCCCGGTCCCGTTGCCGCTTCCAGCATTTTCACCAGTCCAGGATGGAACATCTGGGAAACACCGAAGCCGGCGACGGTACCCGTGCATAATTTCACAAAATCACGACGTTTCATTACCCGCCTCCTTCAGACGCTTGCCGGCAACCGCACAAACAGTTGTCAGCGTTATAAAGCCAACTCTTTGAATTCTCACATTTTTCCAAATCGTCGGCGTTGTGGCTTGCAGAAGGTACAGCTTGAAGCTCTTTTTCCTTGATATTAAACGGGCTTAATATGTGAGAGTTTCAGTTAGCTTCTACGCCTTCACCCTCTTTCCGTCAATTCTATTGATAGTTATCGCGTTAACCCATCAATAAAACCTATACAACGTGATCTACAGCGGATAAAGAGAACACAGTTTCCTTCAGGCCTCCCCTTGTCAGGGCAAAGCGGAAACAGTATCTTTCTCAATGTGACTTTGAAAACGTCCCATGAAGCGCGTTCTTCGCGCTTTTCCATTCTCGCCGGAAGCCCCCCCGTTCGTACGGTTAGCATCTGGCAGAGCCGTAATGACCCGCAAGCAAGGATGATGTTTATATGAAAACAATTATCTTTTTATTTACGCTTCTCTTCCTTGGCCTGGCCGGCCTTGGAGTCTACTATTTCATGGGGGACCGCGAAAAACCCCAAGTCTACTTACGCCCTGACATTACGACGGCTTCAACGAAGAAAGCGTTTACCATCGAAGCTGAAGATCCGCTTTCCGGCATCAAGAGTGTCAGCGCGACAGTCACGCAAGGTCAGACAACGGCGACTGTTTTCGAACGCACGTTTACCCCTCCGGTAAAAAAAGTTGCCGAAACATTTTCCATCGGGGATGTCGCCTTGCGTGAAGGCGAATTCGATCTGACCGTCACGGCGACAGACGGCTCTATCTTTAATTTTGGCGAAGGAAACACCGCGCGTGTTGTCAAACCCATGACATTGGACAATCGTCCACCTGCTGTCACTGTCCTGTCGCTGGCCCACAATGTTCGACAAGGCGGGACGGGCTTTATCGTGTACACGGTCAGTGAGGATGTTGATTCATCAGGCATCAGGCTAGGGAATGAATTCTACCCCGGTTTCTTACAGAGTAACGGACTGTATTACTGCTTCTTCCCCTTCCCCATGGATATGGA
Above is a window of Desulfovibrio inopinatus DSM 10711 DNA encoding:
- the hysB gene encoding NiFeSe hydrogenase small subunit; the protein is MKRRDFVKLCTGTVAGFGVSQMFHPGLVKMLEAATGPGKPPVVWIQGQGCTGCSVSLLNSLNPSIADVVLKVISLEYHPTVMDAEGGVAFGHLFEIAEKFEGKFYLAIEGAIPVGEDGHFCIVGDYNEKEFTMVEAIKAIAPKAAGVMALGTCAAGGGIPAAEGNLTQSMSASKFFEQEGIKTPLINVPGCPPHPDWMVGTLVHLLTKGIPELDAQGRPTMFFGELIHDNCPYLKYFEEDVRQTTFTEMKDTSCRADMGCKGPLASADCYKRRWNNGVNWCVENAICIGCVETDWPDGYSPFYEPVV